The segment TCGACCTGCGCGGCGATCCGGCGCAGCGTGGCGTGATCGTAGCGGTCGCTGTGGAAGGTGAGCGCGAGGATCGGCACGTCGTCGATCGTGCGCGGTTTGACGAGCGGCGGGGTGACGCCGAGCGGGATCCGGTCGAAGTTGGTCTGTAGCTTCTGGTTGAGCCGGACGAGCGCGGCTTCGAGGTCGGTGCCGACTTTGAAACGGACGATCGTCATGTTACCGCCGGGACTCACGGTCGAGTAGACGTATTCGACGCCGGGAATCTCCCAGAGAAGCTTCTCCATCGGGTGAGTGACGCGCACCTCGACCTCGGCGGCGCTGGCGCCAGGCATGCCGACGAGGATGTCGATCATCGGCACCTTGATCTGCGGCTCCTCCTCGCGCGGCAGCATCAGAATGGAGAATACGCCAAGCAGCAGCGAGGCGGCGACCATGATGGGCGTCAGCTTCGAGTCGATGAACAGTGACGCCATCCGGCCGGCGAAGCCGTAACGTTTCGGATCGGGGAAGGGAGAACCGTGGGAGGCGCTCATGACGGAATCGTTTGGGCTGAATTTGTAGGGCTGCCGCTCGACGGCAGCTGGGAGGAAGACGTGGAAACGACCAGAGTGCTCGGCCGGCGACCAGCGCCGGTTCTACGAGGCGGAGACGAAACAGCGATCATTGGACAACCTCCAGCGGCTGGCCCTCGCGCAATCCGGCAGGCGCGGCGACCACGACCTCCTCGCCGTCGTCGAGTCCGGAGAGGATCTCGACGCGGTCGCCGTGCGTTGCGCCCGACTTCACGAGCCGCAGCCCGGCCCGACCATCGGTGCCGCGCACGAACACGCGTTCGAGCTGGCCGAAGGTCGAGACCGCGGTGGCAGGGACGAGCAGCGATTTGACCGGTGCGCCGGGTACCTGCACGCGGGCGAACTGGCCGGAGCGCACGGTGGCCTCCTGCGGCACGGCGAGTTTCACCAGCACGCTGTGCGCGGCGGCGTCTGCGGCCGAGGATATTTCGGTGACCAACCCCTGAAAGGACGCGCCTATGGAGGGCACCGCGACCTCAAGCTGCTGGCCCACGAGGAGCGGAGCCACGAGCGAGTCCGGCACGGCGGCCTCGACTTGGAAGGAACCGGTGCCTTCGACTTCGAGCAACGGGACGCCGGGCGCGGCGAGGTCGCCGACGTTGACCAGTTTGCGGGCGATCACGCCATCGAAGGGCGCACGCAGCGTGGCGTAGCCGAGCATCACCTCGGCTTCGCGGACCATCGCCTCGGTCATGGCGAGGCGGTCTTCGAGGCCCTTGACCATGTCGGCGGTGCTGGCGCCCTTGCCGAGGAGGTCGCGTTCGCGATCGAGATCGCGGCGGGCGACGTTGAGCTGCGATTTGGCCTGGAGCAGCCGCGCGGAGATCTCGCCGGCGCCAATCTGCGCGAGCACATCGCCGGCCTGGACCTTCTGGCCCAGCGAGACCGGGAGTTCCTCGATCGCGCCCATGACTTTCGCCGCCAGCGTCGCGCGCTGGACCGGCCGGACCGTGCCGGTGATTTCGACGAGCGCCGGCGCGGTTTGGATACGGGCGGTGGCGAGCTGGACCTTGGCGGCGGGAAGATCGGGAGCGGTCGCGGCGGCGGGCTCGTGCTTGCCGCAGCCGACGAGGGCGAGCACGAGGGCGGCCGGAAGGATGAAGCGGGGAAGACGGGCGGAGTTCATGTTCAAAGGGAGAAGCGGGTTACAACTGGGAATCGGCAGCCGTGGTCGGCAGGGGGTCGAGGCCGAGCGCGCGGCGGAGCCCGACGAGCGCGAGCCGCTCGTCGACGGCGGCGAAGGTGTGGCGCAGGCGGGCTTCGATGAGCCGGCTCTCGGCGCCGATCACGTCGGCGGTGAGCACGGCCTGCTTCTCGAACCGCGCGCGGGTGAGCGCGGCGCTCTCCTCGGCTTGGGCGACGGCGGCGGTGGTGACGTTCAGCCGCTCGCGTGCGTCGGCGTGGGCCAGCCGGGCCTGCTCGGCCTCGAGTTCCATGCCGAGCGTCGCCTTGCGAAGCATCTCCTTCACCTGCGTCACCTCGGCCCGGCTTTGACGGATCTTTCCGGACGTTTGGCCGCCGTCGAAAACGTTCACGTCGACCGACACGCCGGCGAGCCAGCTCTTGCCGTCGCGGTTCATCTCCCAGCCTTTGTCGTATTGGTAGGAGGCGAACGCGTTGACGGTGGGGCGGCGCGCGCCGCGGGCGGAGTCGACCATGGCTTCGGCGGCGCGGAGCCGAGCCTGGAGTCCGAGGAGCTCGGGCCGGTGCGAGACGTCGCGCGAGTCCGGCGCGGTGAGACGGGCCAAGGTCGGATCGTCTTCGGCGAGTTCGACGGGTTCCTCCGACGCGTCGAGCCCGAGGACAAACCGGAACGCACGGGCGGCGAGCGCCGCACTGTGGCGGGCGGCGGACAGCGACTCGCGGGTTTGCGCGAGCTGGACCTCGAGACTGAGCAGGTCGGACTTGAGCATCTGGCCGGCTTCGAACCGCGCGCGGGCAACGGCGACGGCGGCATCGTAGGCCTTCACGCCCGCCTCGACGGCGCCGACGGCTTCGCGGGCTTTGCGGAGATTGAGCGCGGCCTTGACGACCTCAGCGGCGAGTTGCTGCCGGGCGGCCTGGAGGTCGAGATCGGCGGCCTCGGCGCCGGCGCGGGCGGCGGTGCGACCAGCGGTTGCGCGGCCGCCGCTATAGAGATTGTAGCCGATCGTGCCGGTGGCATTCAGGTTGTCGATCTGACCGGGATGGTTGAAGTCGATCGTGTTGTTGAACGCCCGCTGGTTGAGGATCGAGCCGAACGCCATCATCGGGCTATTGGTCTCCGTGTAGCGGCCGGACACGGTCAACTGTGGCAGCCAGGCCGAACGCGCCTGCTCGACGAGCGCTTGGGCGCCATCAACGCGGGCACGGGCGATCCGGGCGTCGGGACTCTGTTCGAGGGCGGTGGCGACGGCACGCTCGAGGGTCCAGGTCTCGGCGCGCGCGCTGCCTGCGGCCAGCAGGGCGGCCAGCACGGCGGAAAAAAGGAGGCGGTGGGAGCTCATGGCCAAAGGGGGAAGGTGGACGGGTGCGCGTGGGAGCGCGGCGGCCGAGAAGATGTTACCTATTAAATGACATTGCCGGGAGGGCGCCGGGGGAAGCCGAGGGAGATGTCACTTAATAGGTGACATGGTGTGGGGAGCGGAGCGGTCAGGCGGTGCGGGAGGTGAGCGCGATGAGGAGGCCCATGGTGCCGCCGTAGAGGGCGCCGCGCCACCAGGTGGAGGTGAGCGGGCAGGTGCCTGAGGTGCACTGGCCGAAGTAACCGAGCGCGGCGCCAAGGCCGGCGCCGATCACGATCGGCAACAGGAGGCGGACGAGCGGGTGCTGCATGGCGGGGGCGGATCAGGCGTGGGACTTGACGCCGCCCCAGTGGATCACGTCGTTGGCATCGACCCAGCCGAGCTTGCGGAGGAAAAGGGTGGGCGGGCAGAAGCCGGTGAAGGCGGACTGAATCAGGTTGGCGCCAACGAAAGCGGGGAGCAGCAGCCACCAGGGGCTGACGAATGCGGCGAGGGCGGTGCCTAGCAGGGTGAAGGTGCCGGCGAGGGCGCGGATGAAGGAATCGGTTTTCATGGTTGGGCTTGACAGTAAATGCGCATATACGCATATAAGCAGTCAGCGATGTCAAACGAATTTTGTGCGATTTCTTCCGGCCGGCCGCCGCCGCTGACCGATGCGACGATCGAGCTGGTGGCGGGGCGGTTTGCCGTGCTCGCCGAGCCGATGCGGCTGCGGCTGATCCACGCGCTCTTCGGGGGCGAGAAGAGCGTCAGCGCACTCGTCGAGGAGAGCGAAGGAACGCAGACCAACGTCTCGCGACACCTGCAGACGCTGATGCATGCCAATATGATAGCGCGGCGGAAGGAGGGACACCAAGTCTTTTACCGGATCACCGATCCTTCGATCGCGCACCTGTGCGAGCTGGTGTGCGGCAGCCTCAAGCAGCAGCTCACGCATCAGGCCGAGGCGTTCGAGTCGTAGGCGCCCGCAGGCCCCGCGGCAGAGAGCGGTTCGCGTCGCGACGCCGTCGACTGGCCGCCGCGCGGGGACGATCGGGGCAACGGCTCTTCGGCGCCGCATGGCCGAACATGGACTGGGCGAGCCGTGCGGCGTTGCCGGGCAGGACCGAAAAGAAGCCGGCGCGATGACTGGCTGAAGGGGCCGTAATGCAGCGTCGCCAGGCGATCTGCCTCCGCTGCGGCGGATCCAGCGCCAATCAGTCATTTACGGCTACAGCGTTTTCAGAAAAGGGGTGCAGCCCAGCGGGGCAGCGGCAGACCTCCGTGCCTGCGACTGGAGAGAGCAATACCAGCAGGCAGAGACGCCTGCCGCTACGCAGGAACGGCTCCGCCAGAGCTTGAAACGCTCTATTGTCGCAGCCAGCCGTCCGAGAGAATCCGCGCGCGGAGTCCGCCGCGGCCGCGCAGCCAGTCGTTGGCGCCGGGCCCGAGCGCCTGGTCCATCCAGTAGCATGGCCGGCATTCCTCGGTCCCGAAAAACCGCACGCCCTGCAGCTCAAATTCGCTGCCGACCAGCGAGGCGAGATCGATCCCGCGCGTGAACACGTTGCGTCGCGTGGCTTCCGGCCGGGCCAGCGGCGATCCGAGTTCGCGCTGCAGCTGCACAAACGTCTCCAGCGCGAAGAAGGTGATCTGGCCCTTGTAGTCGGGCCGGTAGTCGAAGAAGCGATCGCCGCGCACGCCGCGACCAGCGATGCACTCGAGTGCGTCGACGACTTCCACTGCGGCTTCACCTGCGGGTCCGCCGTGATGGCCGAAGAAGTTGTGCGCCGGCGAACGGGTGAGCAGCTGGACCGTGTCTGAGGCGAGAAGGGTGAGCGTCGGGATCATGGCGGAAGAACGCACGAGGAGCTGCGCCGTGTGAGGAGCGCGGCAAAATCGGCGAGTGACTGCTGCATCACCGGCGAGTTGTCTGCATGGCAAGTGAGACACGCGCCGACGCGGAGGATCCGACGCTGTTCATTGGCGGTGAACGGCCGGACATCACCGCGCAACGCCCGCCCAGTGGCCCCGTCCTCCAGGAAACCGATCCAGGCGTCGGCCGGCAGCCCGTCGTCGGCGGCGGGCTGAGCGGGTTTGAAGGTCCACCGGCCGCCGGTGTCCGAGACGACGTAGTCGAGCTGACCCTCGCCGTAGCCGAGCGCGACGGGATCGTTGTGGCATGAGCGGCAGGAGCGCCCCTCGCGACGGACGGTGTGTGCCGCTGTCGGAGCGTAGAGCCGGCGGAATACGGTGTCGGGGCGCGCGCCGGCGGTCTGGTTGCGATTCACGGTAAGAATCATGCCCGGGATGAAGGTATCCACCCGACCTGCCGGGCGAGCGGAGTCGCGTGAATCGAACCGAATACCGAGTGTCGGCGGCACCGCTGCGAAAGCTCCGGAGGTCTCCACCCACGCGCTGGCCGTGTCCGTCTGCATCAGGTGGTCGAAGCCGGCGGCGATCGGATCGAACGAGGTATGGCAGCTGGCGCAGCGCGGCGCCCAGGCGGTGTGGCAGCTGCTGCAGGACAGCCGCTGGTGGCTGTCGCGACCGGCGCTGCACGCGGCCGCGGGAGGCTTGAGCGCAACCCACTCGCCCGTGGGTTTGCGGCGGAGCCGGCCGCGGCCGGCGGTGTCGACGCTGACGTTGACCAAAAGCTCGCCGGTGCGCGAAGCGCCGAAGCGCTGGCCGGCCGGCAGCGACCAGCGGCGAAGCGCGAGCACGCGGGCCGACTCGTCGTCCAACGCGTTAGACGGTTTGGAACGCAGCTGCGCGGCGTGGCAGTCTTCGCACCGGAACAGCAGCTGGTCGGATTTGTGGGCGACGGTTTTTCCCGCGCCCATGACCTCGACGCCCGAGTGACAGTCGATGCACTCGAGTCCGAGCTCCTGGTGCACGTCGGCGGGCATCCGCCTGAACCAGCGGCCATCGTCAAGCTGTCGGAACCGAGCGGTTGACGGAGGGCGGTCGACTTCGGCCAACGTCGGGGGCTCGCGCAGTTCGTGCCAGCCCTCGTAGTTGGTGGCGATTCGGCTGGAGCGGCTGTGGCAGCCGAAGCAGGCCGCGTTGCCGACTTGGATCGAGAGGTTCGGATGAACGCGTGGCACGGCGCGGTCGCCGGCGGGAGTGGCGAGGTAGCGGTCGAGTTCGCGCGCGGCATCGAATGAATAGCGCAGGTGACAGGCGTTGCAGCCGCCGCCGCGCGACTGCTGGTGAATCGCGCCCCACTCGGTCTTCGGCTGACCGAGATGGCAGGAGGCACAAAGCTGGCGTAGATGCGTGTCAGCCGCGCTGGTGCCGAGTTGGCGGACGTGCGGTGAAGGGGCCACGGGATCGACGACTTCGCCGAAAACGCGGCGGTCGGCGGTGACTGCGCCGGCGAAGGTGGTCATGATCGATCGCTCAACGCGCGGCAGAATGTCCGGATGGCAGCCGGTGGTGCCGCAGCTGCGCGGCGCATTGATCAGATTGCCGGGGATCAGGATCATGCCGGCGTGCGCCGCGGTGGCGTCGCGTGCGGTGGCATTGCCTGCGTGGCACGAGGCGCAGCCGATGCGCTGGGGCGAATGCGCCTCGCTGAATCCGGTGATCGCGGCGTGGCACTCGAGACAGCTCTCGGTGGCGAGCTTGGCGGCCGAGGCGCTGCGGTGCACCTGAACGCCGAAGCTGGCGAAGGCGTAGATGGCGATGGCGACGGTGGTGCCGAGCAGCGCTCGGTGCGACCAGCGCGTTGGCCAGCGGAGTGCGAGGCGGCCCATGGCCCAGCCGGCGACGGGCGCGACCAGGGCGGCCAGCAAGGGCGCGATCCACTCGCGGGCGGGAAAACTGCTCGTGTCCTTCGAAGCCGACGCGGTCCAGCCGAGAAGACCCGCGAGCAGCGTCGCGGCGCACGCGATTGCGACCGGGAGTATGGCGATCGTGCGCCCGTGCGGGAAGCGTCGGCGCAGCGGATCTGGCTCGGGGAAATCGCGCCCCATGGTTCGGCTCCGCGGCGTTGAAAAGGCGGACGAGGTCCGCGACGTTCAGCAGCCTTCCTTTTTCTTGCGGGTCACCGGGCGTGGACCGGTGGGCGCGGCGGGAGCTGGCGGAGCGATCTGCGGCAGTTCGGGCGCGGCGGGGATGATCGCCGCACCGGCACCCTGCGGACTGCCGCCGAAATGCCGGGCCACGGCGGCGCGACGCGCGAAGTCGATCTGTTCCCGAGCCGGAGCATCGGCGGCGGGCGCGCGTGGATAGAGCACCTGGGCCTGCCACGCCTCCACGCCACCAGAAAGCAGATACGCAGCGGGAAAACCAGCGGCGCGCAGGATCAGCCATGCCTGGGCGGCGTGCACGTCGGTGTCGGCGTAAACGATAATCCGCTCATTGTGCGCGGCGACCTCGGCGTTGAGGGCGGCGAGCGGCACGTTGGTGGCGGACGGCAGATGGTAGCGCGCGAACGCCGTGGAATCGCGAACGTCGATCAGTAGAAAATCGTTGCGGCCTTCGACGAGCCAGTCCGCCAGCTGGGCGGGCGCGATCAAGTCGGCGGTGCCGGCATCGAGGGCCAGTTGTTGCGTGTCGACGCGCGCGAACGCCCCGCGGTAGGGACCGCCGGCGACCGCGGCGAAGAGTCCGATGGCGACGAATGCCAGCGCGAGCCGGCGCACGGGCACCAGTCGGCGGGTGGGCGCGAGCAGCGAGTCGGGCTCGGGCGGCTTGCCGCCGACCTTCTTCTCGGCCCATTCGGCGGCGACGAACGCGCCGATCGCCATCAGCACCACCGCAGCCACGAGCACGCCGTAGGGGATGTGGAGAAGCTGCGGCAGCGTGATCTTTCCGAGCGGAGTGGACTGGGCAAAGTTTGCGATCGACGGATAGACTTCCGCAAAACCGGCCAGCCCGCCGACCATCCCCGCGAGATAGACCAGGCCGTCGATGCGGCCGGTGGCGGCGGAGACGCAGGACGTGCCGGGGCAGTAGCCGCCGATGATGAAGCCGGCGCCGAGGATGACTCCGCCGACGATCTGCGGCAGAAGCAGCGTGGGGGTGAGATAAATGAGCGACAGGTCGAGCACGCCGACGCGCGCGAGGACGAAGACGCCGACCATGGCAGTGATGATCGCGGTGAACATCACCTTCAGCACGCGCAGATCGCGGAAGTAGAACTGGGCGGCGAGCACGCGGGCGTTGCCGAATCCGGCGCGTTCGAGCACGAAGCCGAAGGCAATGCCGATCACGAAAGCGACGATCAGCGAAGCTTCGTCGCCGAAGAGCCCGTATTTGAAAAAGGGAGCGTTCATAGCCATTGCCTCCGGAAGAACCAGGCGAGTCCATACGCCCCGGCGAAGACGCACATCATGAAGGCCCAGCTGCCGACGTTGAGCAGTGCGCCGCCGGTGAGCGCCTGGCCGCTGGTGCAGCCCAGTGCGAGCTTGGCGCCGATGCCCATCAGCGCGCCGCCGACGAAGGCCAGGACCAGCCGGAGCGCGGTGGTGGCGCGCGGACCTTTTTCGACGGTCACCTTCAGCCGGTGCGCCAGGGCGCCGGAAAGGAAACCGCCGACGAACACGCCGAGCACCTGGAACACGAGCCAGTCCTTCAGCGGACTCGTGGTGCCGTCGCCGAGATACTCCTGGTAGAACGCGTTCCCCTCGGCATGCGCAGGGGCGACGGCGTGCACGGTGGTGGCGACCGCGGTGGTGAAGGCGCCGGAGGCACCGAGTCCGCGGCCCATCACGACAAAGGCGGTGAGCAGCACGAGACCGAGCGCGAAGCCGGCCCAGTAGGGGTTCATGTGCGGCTTCGGCGGATAAGCAGGATCAGTGGACGAGGACATGAGGGAGCGAATTTATTGGGCGGCCATGGTCCAGTGGCTGGCTTGGCCGGCGGCGACGAAGATGATGCGCAGCGCGAGCCCGCCGATGAGGATGAGCACGGCGGGGGCGAGCGAGTGACGGATGCGGTGTTGCAGTTCGAGTCCCTGCAGCACCAGCGGCAGCAGGATCCCGAGTCCGACAACAAAGACCCAGAACACCGCGGCGTAGGGGCCCGTGAGGATGAGCGCGGCGGCTTGTTGTCCGACCGCGGTCGAGCTGGAGAGCCCGATCAGGAGCAGTCCAAGCAGCGCGAGCTCGATAGTGAGAAAGCTGTTGTCGGCGCGCTGCAGGATGGGACCGATGCTCGGGTCGGGGGCGCGGCCCTGCGACCAACGCGCGAGGCTGGAAAGCAGGAAGTCGACGAACTCCGGCCGCTCATCCTTGCGCGAGGTCAGCACGAGAATGCCGTGGAGCAGCGCCGCCGCCGTCGAAAGCCCCGAGAAAAGGAAGAGCGGTCCCAGAATCGCGCTGTTCCAGAGCGGCCGCGCTGAGAGCGCGGAAAGAAGTATGCCGGTGTAGACGCCGAGCGCGACGCCGAGCAGCATGTTGCCCAGTCCGATGGCGATGATGAGCCGGCTGCGCGCGAGGATGAAGTCGCTGATCGTGACCAGGACGGGGAAACGTCGCGCGAGCGCGGGGATTGCTTCGGGGAGATGCGTCAGGGCGTTGGCCAGGAGCGCGGGATACACGAGCAACAGGATCCACGAGCCCCACGACATCGGCGACGTGGGCTGGAAGGTGAGATACAGCCGCCAGACATAGGGCTTGTGGGTGAGGTCGAGAAACAGCGCGAGCATGCCGATGCTCAGCAGGGCGATGCCGACGAGCGGACCGATCGTGCAGCAAACCATGGACTGCCGCTCGCGCGGTTGCACCACCAGCAGCCGGACGCCGGCGATGATCATCAATCCGGCCACCAGCCCGCCCAGGTAGAGATAGACGGGAATTTCCCAGCCCCAGAGGTGCAGCACGGGATCGATGCCCGGAGTGTGGCGATGGAGGGTGAATTCGGTCATGGCGCGCGGCGGAGTTTCACGTGAGGTAGTAGATCCGCGGTTTCGTGCCGGCTTCGGGCAACAGGGCGTGATGCGGGCGCGACGCGAGGAGCCGGCTCACTTCGCTCAAGGGATCGTCGCCGTCGCCAAAATGCATGCAGTGCGTCGGACAAACGGATACGCAGGCGGGCTTCAGTCCCTTTTCCACGCGGTGAATGCAGAAGGTGCATTTGTCGGCGTAGCCGTCCGGATGGATGAAGCGTGCGTCGTAGGGGCACGCGGCGAGGCACGCCTTGCAGCCGATGCACTTCTCGGGCGTGACGAGCACCACCCCGCCGC is part of the Opitutus terrae PB90-1 genome and harbors:
- a CDS encoding 4Fe-4S dicluster domain-containing protein, producing the protein MARYVMVIDTRRCVGCMDCVVACKTENHVPEGYNRDWITETVHGEFPTLQMEIRSERCNHCDNPPCVHCCPTGASHVHDRGGVVLVTPEKCIGCKACLAACPYDARFIHPDGYADKCTFCIHRVEKGLKPACVSVCPTHCMHFGDGDDPLSEVSRLLASRPHHALLPEAGTKPRIYYLT
- a CDS encoding TolC family protein, which translates into the protein MSSHRLLFSAVLAALLAAGSARAETWTLERAVATALEQSPDARIARARVDGAQALVEQARSAWLPQLTVSGRYTETNSPMMAFGSILNQRAFNNTIDFNHPGQIDNLNATGTIGYNLYSGGRATAGRTAARAGAEAADLDLQAARQQLAAEVVKAALNLRKAREAVGAVEAGVKAYDAAVAVARARFEAGQMLKSDLLSLEVQLAQTRESLSAARHSAALAARAFRFVLGLDASEEPVELAEDDPTLARLTAPDSRDVSHRPELLGLQARLRAAEAMVDSARGARRPTVNAFASYQYDKGWEMNRDGKSWLAGVSVDVNVFDGGQTSGKIRQSRAEVTQVKEMLRKATLGMELEAEQARLAHADARERLNVTTAAVAQAEESAALTRARFEKQAVLTADVIGAESRLIEARLRHTFAAVDERLALVGLRRALGLDPLPTTAADSQL
- a CDS encoding MOSC domain-containing protein, giving the protein MIPTLTLLASDTVQLLTRSPAHNFFGHHGGPAGEAAVEVVDALECIAGRGVRGDRFFDYRPDYKGQITFFALETFVQLQRELGSPLARPEATRRNVFTRGIDLASLVGSEFELQGVRFFGTEECRPCYWMDQALGPGANDWLRGRGGLRARILSDGWLRQ
- a CDS encoding YeeE/YedE thiosulfate transporter family protein — encoded protein: MNAPFFKYGLFGDEASLIVAFVIGIAFGFVLERAGFGNARVLAAQFYFRDLRVLKVMFTAIITAMVGVFVLARVGVLDLSLIYLTPTLLLPQIVGGVILGAGFIIGGYCPGTSCVSAATGRIDGLVYLAGMVGGLAGFAEVYPSIANFAQSTPLGKITLPQLLHIPYGVLVAAVVLMAIGAFVAAEWAEKKVGGKPPEPDSLLAPTRRLVPVRRLALAFVAIGLFAAVAGGPYRGAFARVDTQQLALDAGTADLIAPAQLADWLVEGRNDFLLIDVRDSTAFARYHLPSATNVPLAALNAEVAAHNERIIVYADTDVHAAQAWLILRAAGFPAAYLLSGGVEAWQAQVLYPRAPAADAPAREQIDFARRAAVARHFGGSPQGAGAAIIPAAPELPQIAPPAPAAPTGPRPVTRKKKEGC
- a CDS encoding YgaP family membrane protein; translation: MKTDSFIRALAGTFTLLGTALAAFVSPWWLLLPAFVGANLIQSAFTGFCPPTLFLRKLGWVDANDVIHWGGVKSHA
- a CDS encoding DUF6132 family protein yields the protein MQHPLVRLLLPIVIGAGLGAALGYFGQCTSGTCPLTSTWWRGALYGGTMGLLIALTSRTA
- the nrfD gene encoding NrfD/PsrC family molybdoenzyme membrane anchor subunit, with amino-acid sequence MTEFTLHRHTPGIDPVLHLWGWEIPVYLYLGGLVAGLMIIAGVRLLVVQPRERQSMVCCTIGPLVGIALLSIGMLALFLDLTHKPYVWRLYLTFQPTSPMSWGSWILLLVYPALLANALTHLPEAIPALARRFPVLVTISDFILARSRLIIAIGLGNMLLGVALGVYTGILLSALSARPLWNSAILGPLFLFSGLSTAAALLHGILVLTSRKDERPEFVDFLLSSLARWSQGRAPDPSIGPILQRADNSFLTIELALLGLLLIGLSSSTAVGQQAAALILTGPYAAVFWVFVVGLGILLPLVLQGLELQHRIRHSLAPAVLILIGGLALRIIFVAAGQASHWTMAAQ
- a CDS encoding ArsR/SmtB family transcription factor, translated to MSNEFCAISSGRPPPLTDATIELVAGRFAVLAEPMRLRLIHALFGGEKSVSALVEESEGTQTNVSRHLQTLMHANMIARRKEGHQVFYRITDPSIAHLCELVCGSLKQQLTHQAEAFES
- a CDS encoding efflux RND transporter periplasmic adaptor subunit, which codes for MNSARLPRFILPAALVLALVGCGKHEPAAATAPDLPAAKVQLATARIQTAPALVEITGTVRPVQRATLAAKVMGAIEELPVSLGQKVQAGDVLAQIGAGEISARLLQAKSQLNVARRDLDRERDLLGKGASTADMVKGLEDRLAMTEAMVREAEVMLGYATLRAPFDGVIARKLVNVGDLAAPGVPLLEVEGTGSFQVEAAVPDSLVAPLLVGQQLEVAVPSIGASFQGLVTEISSAADAAAHSVLVKLAVPQEATVRSGQFARVQVPGAPVKSLLVPATAVSTFGQLERVFVRGTDGRAGLRLVKSGATHGDRVEILSGLDDGEEVVVAAPAGLREGQPLEVVQ
- a CDS encoding YeeE/YedE thiosulfate transporter family protein translates to MSSSTDPAYPPKPHMNPYWAGFALGLVLLTAFVVMGRGLGASGAFTTAVATTVHAVAPAHAEGNAFYQEYLGDGTTSPLKDWLVFQVLGVFVGGFLSGALAHRLKVTVEKGPRATTALRLVLAFVGGALMGIGAKLALGCTSGQALTGGALLNVGSWAFMMCVFAGAYGLAWFFRRQWL